Proteins encoded within one genomic window of Couchioplanes caeruleus:
- a CDS encoding ABC transporter permease, with the protein MSTATVEETATAAAPARFWDRQRRLGVGVVFIGLVATVVFGALAASETARFTLSEDAEGAALSINGQFGAILFGIVSLAAGAVLLAGLLRKYQTGVLSLGILTFVLSFLCWQVAGKFMPLVDTASGTLELAVPLILGALAGVLGERSGVVNVAIEGQFLMGAFGAALVGTMATSVWAGVLSAALGGVLIAAILAVLAIRYLVDQVVVGIVLNLLALGLTGFLYERLMQPDAQSYNQPPKMPEWSIPVLADIPVVGPVLFQTNGLVFLALILVFVVHFGLSRTRWGLRTRAVGEHPTAADTVGIRVRGLRYLNVLIGGLIAGAGGAYFTLAATGSFNKNMTAGAGFIALAALIFGRWTPFGALGAALFFGFAQKLATYLSAVGSPVPSQFLNMLPYLATIVAVAGLVGRVRAPAADGQPYIKS; encoded by the coding sequence ATGTCGACGGCGACAGTGGAAGAGACGGCGACGGCGGCGGCGCCCGCACGGTTCTGGGACCGGCAGCGGCGCCTCGGCGTGGGCGTGGTGTTCATCGGCCTCGTGGCGACGGTGGTGTTCGGCGCCCTCGCGGCCTCGGAGACCGCCCGGTTCACGCTCAGCGAGGACGCCGAGGGCGCCGCGCTGTCCATCAACGGTCAGTTCGGGGCGATCCTCTTCGGCATCGTCTCGCTGGCGGCGGGCGCCGTGCTCCTGGCCGGCCTGCTCCGCAAGTACCAGACGGGTGTGCTCAGCCTCGGCATCCTGACCTTCGTCCTGTCCTTCCTGTGCTGGCAGGTGGCGGGCAAGTTCATGCCGCTCGTGGACACCGCCAGCGGCACCCTGGAGCTGGCCGTGCCGCTGATCCTCGGCGCCCTGGCCGGCGTCCTGGGTGAGCGTTCCGGCGTGGTCAACGTGGCGATCGAGGGCCAGTTCCTCATGGGTGCGTTCGGCGCCGCCCTGGTCGGCACGATGGCCACCAGCGTCTGGGCCGGCGTGCTCAGCGCGGCCCTCGGCGGCGTGCTGATCGCGGCGATCCTGGCCGTGCTGGCCATCCGGTACCTCGTCGACCAGGTCGTCGTCGGCATCGTGCTCAACCTGTTGGCGCTCGGCCTGACCGGGTTCCTCTACGAGCGGCTGATGCAGCCCGACGCCCAGTCGTACAACCAGCCGCCGAAGATGCCCGAGTGGAGCATCCCGGTCCTGGCCGACATCCCCGTGGTGGGGCCGGTGCTGTTCCAGACCAACGGGCTGGTCTTCCTCGCCCTGATCCTGGTCTTCGTGGTGCACTTCGGGCTCTCGCGGACGCGCTGGGGTCTGCGGACCCGGGCGGTCGGCGAGCACCCGACGGCGGCGGACACCGTCGGCATCCGGGTGCGCGGCCTGCGCTACCTGAACGTGCTCATCGGCGGCCTGATCGCGGGTGCGGGCGGGGCGTACTTCACCCTGGCGGCGACCGGCAGCTTCAACAAGAACATGACGGCGGGCGCGGGCTTCATCGCGCTGGCCGCCCTGATCTTCGGCCGCTGGACGCCGTTCGGGGCGCTGGGCGCGGCGCTGTTCTTCGGCTTCGCGCAGAAGCTGGCCACGTACCTGAGTGCGGTGGGCAGCCCGGTGCCGAGCCAGTTCCTCAACATGCTGCCGTACCTGGCGACGATCGTGGCGGTAGCGGGCCTGGTGGGCCGCGTGCGCGCCCCGGCGGCCGACGGACAGCCGTACATCAAGAGTTGA
- a CDS encoding ABC transporter ATP-binding protein — MRPAPRLQEIPLRLELRGITKRFGDLVANDHIDLTVEPGEVHALLGENGAGKSTLMNQLYGLLQPDEGEILVDGEARTFRSPRDAIAAGIGMVHQHFMLVPVFTVAENIALGAEKTRAGFLDRRRARREVLEVSEKYGLPVDPDALVEHLPVGAQQRVEIVKALTRDVDVLILDEPTAVLTPQETDELLAVMRGLCEAGKSIVFITHKLKEVKAIADRITVIRRGRTVGTASPDAAEDELAAIMVGRAVSLEVNKAPAEPGREVLHISGLIVDDDRGVRAVDAVDLTVRAGEVLGIAGVQGNGQTELVEAVMGLRRPRAGSITVDNEELTGMTTKEILRSGVGYVPEDRSLDGVVKEFSVAENLVLDQYDRAPYGNAFQLNPAAVAESARERVEQFDIRTMSPETPVGTLSGGNQQKVVVARELSRPLRLFIAAQPTRGVDVGSIEFIHSRIVHERDVGTAVIVVSSELDEVVGLADRVAVMYRGRILAIVSPDTPREELGLLMAGITGARNEPATDGDEAVEKGTK; from the coding sequence GTGCGGCCGGCCCCTCGTCTGCAGGAGATTCCGCTGAGACTCGAGCTGCGCGGCATCACCAAGCGCTTCGGCGACCTGGTGGCCAACGACCACATCGACCTGACCGTCGAGCCCGGCGAGGTTCACGCTTTGCTCGGCGAGAACGGCGCCGGCAAGTCCACCCTCATGAACCAGCTCTACGGCCTGCTGCAGCCGGACGAGGGCGAGATCCTCGTCGACGGTGAGGCGCGGACCTTTCGCAGCCCCCGCGACGCCATCGCCGCCGGCATCGGCATGGTCCACCAGCACTTCATGCTGGTACCCGTCTTCACCGTGGCCGAGAACATCGCGCTCGGCGCCGAGAAGACCCGGGCCGGCTTCCTGGACCGGCGCCGGGCCCGGCGCGAGGTCCTCGAGGTCTCCGAGAAGTACGGCCTGCCGGTCGACCCCGACGCGCTGGTCGAGCACCTGCCGGTCGGCGCGCAGCAGCGCGTGGAGATCGTCAAGGCCCTCACCCGCGACGTCGACGTGCTCATCCTCGACGAGCCGACCGCCGTGCTCACCCCGCAGGAGACCGACGAGCTGCTTGCGGTCATGCGGGGGCTCTGCGAGGCCGGCAAGTCCATCGTCTTCATCACCCACAAGCTCAAAGAGGTCAAGGCCATCGCCGACCGGATCACCGTGATCCGGCGTGGACGGACCGTGGGCACCGCCAGCCCGGACGCCGCCGAGGACGAGCTGGCCGCGATCATGGTCGGGCGCGCGGTGAGCCTCGAGGTGAACAAGGCTCCCGCCGAACCCGGCCGCGAGGTCCTGCACATCTCCGGCCTGATCGTCGACGACGACCGCGGCGTGCGCGCCGTCGACGCCGTCGACCTGACCGTGCGCGCGGGCGAGGTGCTCGGCATCGCGGGCGTGCAGGGCAACGGGCAGACGGAGCTCGTCGAGGCGGTGATGGGCCTGCGCCGCCCGCGCGCCGGGTCGATCACGGTCGACAACGAAGAGCTCACCGGCATGACGACCAAGGAGATCCTGCGCTCGGGCGTCGGGTACGTTCCCGAGGACCGCAGCCTGGACGGCGTGGTCAAGGAGTTCTCCGTCGCCGAGAACCTGGTGCTCGACCAGTACGACCGGGCGCCGTACGGCAACGCTTTCCAGCTCAACCCGGCCGCGGTCGCGGAGTCGGCGCGCGAGCGGGTGGAGCAGTTCGACATCCGCACGATGTCGCCGGAGACTCCCGTGGGCACGCTGTCGGGCGGCAACCAGCAGAAGGTGGTGGTGGCCCGCGAGCTGTCCCGGCCGCTGCGGCTGTTCATCGCCGCCCAGCCGACCCGGGGCGTGGACGTCGGCTCCATCGAGTTCATCCACAGCCGCATCGTGCACGAGCGCGACGTGGGCACGGCCGTGATCGTGGTGTCGAGCGAGCTGGACGAGGTCGTCGGGCTCGCCGACCGGGTGGCGGTGATGTACCGCGGCCGGATCCTGGCGATCGTCTCGCCGGACACGCCGCGCGAGGAGCTGGGCCTGCTGATGGCCGGCATCACCGGCGCCAGGAACGAGCCGGCGACCGACGGTGACGAGGCCGTAGAGAAGGGGACGAAGTGA
- a CDS encoding ABC transporter permease, whose product MHNLWAANTVTVTLLSVILAMIIGAIMIVISDPAVLSTFSYFTARPADALNASWTLVSTAYADLFKGAIVDPAAVTAWIDGSGTWRPVFAPISETLTYAAPLVFTGLSVALAFRGGLFNIGGQGQAIIGTITAAMAGFFLPLPPVIHLFAALLAGILGGALWGFVPGILKARTGAHEVIVTIMLNYTANLFLGWLILQKGIQQPGRSDAISKAVDSSAQLPSFGAELRANLGIILAVLATAGVAWLLNRSAFGFELRAVGHNPAAAKTAGMSVAKTYTLLMVTAGALAGLGGATQVLGTAHALTPQVAGNIGFDGLLVALLGRNRPWGTLVAAILFGALRAGGNRMQSFTGISVELVTVVQALIVIFIAAPALVKAIFHLRAARTARLGASMAKGW is encoded by the coding sequence ATGCACAACCTGTGGGCGGCCAACACCGTGACGGTGACGCTGCTCTCGGTCATCCTGGCGATGATCATCGGCGCGATCATGATCGTCATCTCGGATCCCGCGGTGCTCAGCACATTCTCCTACTTCACCGCGCGTCCCGCCGACGCGCTGAACGCGAGCTGGACGCTGGTCAGCACCGCGTACGCCGACCTGTTCAAGGGCGCGATCGTCGACCCGGCCGCCGTCACCGCCTGGATCGACGGCTCCGGCACGTGGCGACCGGTCTTCGCCCCGATCTCCGAGACCCTCACGTACGCCGCGCCGCTGGTCTTCACCGGCCTCTCCGTGGCGCTGGCGTTCCGCGGCGGCCTGTTCAACATCGGCGGCCAGGGTCAGGCGATCATCGGCACGATCACCGCGGCGATGGCGGGCTTCTTCCTGCCCCTGCCGCCCGTGATCCACCTCTTCGCGGCGCTGCTGGCCGGCATCCTCGGCGGCGCGCTCTGGGGCTTCGTGCCGGGCATCCTCAAGGCCCGCACCGGGGCCCACGAGGTCATCGTGACGATCATGCTGAACTACACGGCCAACCTCTTCCTGGGCTGGCTCATCCTGCAGAAGGGCATTCAGCAGCCCGGCCGCAGCGACGCGATCAGCAAGGCCGTCGACAGCTCGGCGCAGCTTCCGTCGTTCGGCGCGGAGCTGCGGGCCAACCTCGGCATCATCCTCGCCGTGCTGGCCACGGCCGGGGTCGCCTGGCTGCTCAACCGCTCCGCCTTCGGCTTCGAGCTGCGGGCGGTCGGCCACAACCCGGCCGCCGCCAAGACCGCGGGCATGAGCGTCGCCAAGACGTACACCCTGCTCATGGTCACCGCCGGCGCCCTCGCCGGCCTCGGCGGCGCGACCCAGGTGCTGGGCACCGCGCACGCCCTGACCCCGCAGGTGGCCGGCAACATCGGCTTCGACGGCCTGCTCGTGGCCCTGCTCGGGCGCAACCGTCCCTGGGGCACGCTCGTCGCGGCGATCCTGTTCGGCGCCCTGCGCGCCGGTGGGAACCGCATGCAGTCGTTCACCGGCATCTCCGTAGAGCTGGTGACCGTGGTCCAGGCCCTGATCGTCATCTTCATCGCCGCACCGGCGCTGGTGAAGGCGATCTTCCACCTCCGCGCCGCCCGCACCGCCCGGCTTGGCGCCTCCATGGCGAAGGGCTGGTGA